From a region of the Mycobacterium sp. SMC-8 genome:
- a CDS encoding antitoxin Xre/MbcA/ParS toxin-binding domain-containing protein, whose protein sequence is MGANALASTVSSAIERLGLTYEEVGDIVDASARSVARWTSGQVVPQRLNKQRLIELAYVADALAEVLPRDQANVWMFSPNRLLAHAKPADLVRDGEYQRVLALIDAMAEGIFV, encoded by the coding sequence ATGGGAGCTAACGCGCTCGCCTCGACCGTGTCGAGTGCGATCGAGCGCTTGGGATTGACCTACGAAGAGGTCGGCGACATCGTCGACGCGTCGGCGCGCTCGGTGGCGCGCTGGACCTCAGGACAGGTCGTTCCACAACGACTCAACAAACAACGACTCATCGAACTGGCCTACGTCGCCGACGCGCTGGCCGAAGTGCTTCCCCGGGACCAGGCCAACGTCTGGATGTTCTCCCCGAATCGATTACTGGCCCACGCCAAGCCCGCCGACCTGGTGCGTGACGGCGAGTACCAGCGCGTCTTGGCCCTCATCGACGCCATGGCCGAAGGGATCTTCGTGTGA
- a CDS encoding NACHT domain-containing NTPase, with protein sequence MPESRHRYLYERLGDHDFQQLVSALLAIQFPDYRPMALRQTDGGVDGLRNIDPETLLIYQVKWSVSGTEKNPVSWLDAVVKKELNNLRQLAKDGVRNYVLVTNVASTAKPKTGTFSQLNRKLKEHAKNVGFDQMTCIWREALNPWVDNAPDSTKWAYADMLAGWDLIRYLVAEQVGTAKNQADRKLIRKIAAAQWDDDQRVKFSQADVDREMVVDLFVDVTADQVHSPTETRMRSSAPTPLGGAAAHLLHSPIPFTLVRGAPGQGKSTLSQYICQVHRSAFIPESERPESLPELKNPRFPIRLDLSDYALWLAGNDVWDHSDDRRPATKKPRKGEQAAIECFLADLLTHDSGGITTTATTVQDIFERVPSLVVLDGLDEVGSASIRRRVVNEIDAFASRAKTYSEPLKVVVTTRPSAGELAEPSPHMFGIVTLNQLTGDQRADYLRKWCAVRGIKSKDGRALRRSFQEKSREPYIHELAGNPMQLTILLDLLHQQGAATPTQRTDLYDKYVDLLLAREANKHPKAVRDHKEELLEIIPFLGWYLHAHTEESQINGRMSIGDLKAAMRHFQHTYGNRESIVDQLFEGASDRLWALTSKVDGTYEFEVLSLRE encoded by the coding sequence TTGCCCGAAAGCCGGCACCGATACCTCTACGAACGCCTTGGCGATCACGATTTTCAGCAGCTCGTCAGCGCTCTGTTGGCAATACAGTTCCCCGACTACCGCCCGATGGCGCTGAGGCAGACCGACGGCGGTGTCGACGGTCTCCGCAACATCGATCCGGAGACATTACTGATCTATCAGGTCAAGTGGTCGGTCAGCGGCACGGAGAAGAACCCCGTCAGCTGGCTGGACGCGGTCGTGAAGAAGGAGCTAAACAACCTGCGCCAGCTAGCGAAGGACGGCGTACGCAACTACGTCCTGGTGACCAATGTGGCAAGTACGGCCAAGCCAAAAACCGGCACGTTCTCCCAGCTAAACCGAAAGCTAAAGGAGCACGCCAAGAACGTCGGTTTTGACCAAATGACATGCATCTGGCGTGAGGCGCTTAATCCGTGGGTCGACAACGCTCCGGACTCGACAAAGTGGGCCTACGCCGACATGCTCGCAGGCTGGGATCTCATCCGATACTTGGTCGCTGAGCAGGTCGGCACCGCCAAGAACCAGGCAGACCGCAAGCTGATCCGCAAAATCGCCGCGGCGCAATGGGACGACGACCAGCGTGTCAAGTTCAGCCAGGCTGACGTCGACCGCGAAATGGTGGTGGACCTCTTCGTCGACGTCACCGCCGATCAGGTGCATTCCCCGACCGAAACCCGGATGCGATCAAGCGCGCCGACCCCACTCGGCGGAGCGGCCGCTCACCTGCTGCACTCACCAATACCGTTCACATTGGTGCGAGGCGCCCCCGGTCAAGGAAAATCCACTCTCAGCCAGTACATCTGCCAAGTGCACCGCAGCGCGTTCATCCCGGAATCGGAGCGGCCAGAATCGCTTCCAGAGCTGAAGAACCCTCGATTCCCGATCAGGCTGGACCTCAGCGACTACGCGCTCTGGCTCGCCGGCAACGACGTGTGGGACCACTCCGACGATCGCAGGCCGGCGACGAAGAAGCCACGCAAGGGTGAGCAGGCGGCCATCGAATGCTTCCTCGCCGACCTGTTGACCCATGACAGCGGCGGTATCACCACCACCGCGACAACCGTGCAGGACATATTCGAGCGAGTACCCAGCCTCGTCGTACTTGACGGTCTCGACGAAGTCGGCAGCGCCAGCATCCGGCGCAGGGTGGTCAACGAGATCGACGCGTTCGCCAGCCGGGCGAAGACTTACAGTGAGCCGCTGAAGGTAGTCGTCACCACGCGCCCCAGCGCCGGTGAGCTTGCGGAACCGTCGCCACACATGTTCGGGATCGTCACCTTAAACCAACTCACTGGTGACCAGCGGGCTGATTACCTACGCAAATGGTGCGCCGTCCGAGGGATCAAGAGCAAAGACGGTCGCGCGCTGCGCAGGAGCTTCCAAGAGAAGAGCCGCGAGCCCTACATTCATGAGCTCGCCGGTAACCCAATGCAGCTCACAATCCTGTTGGACCTTCTCCACCAGCAGGGGGCTGCCACCCCCACACAGCGGACCGACCTATACGACAAGTACGTTGACCTGCTCTTGGCCCGCGAAGCCAACAAGCACCCGAAGGCCGTCCGCGACCACAAGGAAGAGCTCCTCGAGATCATCCCGTTCCTCGGCTGGTACTTGCACGCACACACCGAAGAATCGCAGATCAACGGGCGCATGAGCATCGGCGATTTGAAAGCGGCGATGCGCCACTTCCAGCACACCTACGGCAACCGCGAGTCGATTGTCGATCAACTCTTCGAGGGCGCGAGCGACCGTTTGTGGGCTCTGACGAGCAAGGTGGATGGCACCTACGAGTTCGAGGTGTTGTCGCTGCGGGAGTAG
- a CDS encoding IS30 family transposase has translation MRSPGRPDPSRSVQRQFWRLIAQGVSTDDAAAEVGVSTPVATRWFHHAGGMTPISLDEPTGRYLSFAEREEIALLRAQGAGVREIAREIKRDPSTVSRELRRNAATRSGTQVYRAGVAQWKAQQAAKRPKPAKLAVNPQLREYVQQRLDGSVRGPDGTAVAGPQTKAWNGRNKPHRQDRRWSTAWSPEQIAHRLPLDFPDDESMRISHEAIYQSLFIEGRGALKRELVACLRTGRALRVPRARTQNKPQGHVTADVVISKRPAEAADRAVPGHWEGDLIIGAGRSAIATVVERKSRSVMLVHLPRLEGWGLAPPVKNGPALSGYGAEAMNAALIASLAQLPKQLRQTLTWDRGKELAAHAQFTFDTGTKVFFADPHSPWQRPTNENTNGVLRQYFPKGTDLSRWSAQDLEAVALTLNNRPRKVLGWKTPAEVFAQQLHSLQQPGVATTD, from the coding sequence ATGCGCTCACCAGGGCGCCCGGACCCGTCGCGGTCGGTGCAGCGTCAGTTTTGGCGGCTGATCGCCCAGGGTGTCTCCACCGACGACGCAGCCGCAGAGGTCGGCGTGTCGACACCGGTGGCGACCAGGTGGTTCCACCACGCTGGCGGCATGACGCCGATCAGTCTGGATGAGCCCACGGGCCGGTATCTGTCGTTCGCCGAGCGGGAGGAGATCGCACTGCTACGCGCCCAGGGCGCCGGGGTGCGTGAGATCGCCCGCGAGATCAAGCGTGACCCCTCGACAGTTTCGCGGGAACTGCGGCGCAACGCAGCCACCCGCAGCGGCACGCAGGTGTACCGCGCAGGGGTGGCGCAGTGGAAGGCCCAGCAAGCAGCAAAGCGCCCGAAACCCGCGAAACTGGCAGTCAACCCGCAGCTGCGTGAGTACGTGCAGCAGCGGCTCGATGGCAGTGTCCGCGGACCCGACGGCACCGCCGTCGCAGGTCCGCAGACCAAGGCCTGGAACGGCCGCAACAAGCCGCACCGACAAGACCGACGGTGGTCGACAGCATGGAGCCCGGAACAGATTGCCCACCGCTTACCGCTGGATTTCCCCGATGATGAGTCCATGCGCATCAGCCATGAGGCGATCTATCAGTCCTTGTTCATCGAGGGGCGTGGGGCGCTCAAACGGGAATTGGTCGCGTGCCTGCGGACCGGTCGTGCGCTGCGGGTCCCGCGGGCCAGGACACAGAACAAACCGCAGGGACATGTCACCGCGGACGTCGTGATCAGCAAACGCCCTGCCGAAGCCGCCGATCGCGCAGTTCCTGGGCATTGGGAGGGTGATTTGATCATCGGTGCGGGCCGGTCGGCGATTGCCACCGTGGTGGAACGCAAGAGCCGCTCGGTGATGCTGGTTCACCTTCCCCGCCTCGAGGGGTGGGGTCTGGCGCCGCCGGTGAAGAACGGGCCGGCGCTCAGCGGCTACGGCGCCGAGGCGATGAACGCTGCCCTGATCGCCTCACTGGCACAGCTACCCAAGCAGCTGCGTCAGACGTTGACATGGGACCGCGGCAAAGAGTTGGCCGCGCACGCCCAGTTCACCTTCGACACCGGAACGAAGGTGTTTTTCGCCGACCCGCACTCGCCATGGCAGCGGCCTACTAACGAGAACACCAATGGCGTTCTGCGTCAGTACTTTCCGAAAGGCACCGACTTATCTCGATGGTCGGCTCAAGACCTCGAAGCGGTCGCACTGACGCTCAACAACCGACCCCGAAAGGTCCTCGGCTGGAAGACTCCCGCCGAAGTCTTTGCCCAACAGCTACACTCACTCCAACAACCCGGTGTTGCAACGACCGATTGA
- the istA gene encoding IS21 family transposase encodes MAFREVSVNEIREVLRVWLGVAGLPAPGYRTIAAHCGVDRKTVRRYVEAAQAAGLHRSDGVEAVDDGLIGAVADAVRPVRPDGHGAAWEQLLGFEDQITAWVAGEGEQRPLTITKIETLLARQGCVVPYRTLNRFAGERCGFGRKDTTVRVADGDPGVECQIDFGYLGMLTDADGGRRRKVHALIFTAVYSRHMFVWLTYSQTLVAVIAGCQAAWEFFGGVFAVLIPDNLKPVIAAADAVNPRFTQGWLDYAGHVGFLTDPARVRSPKDKPRVERAVQYVRRNFWDGETFASIEQAQQAVTVWCLRTAGTRIHGTTCARPVEVFTTEEQPLLLAVPGAYDVPVFKAVKVHRDFHAEVAKALYSLPEQWIGHTLDVRADGELVKFYHRGVLVKVHPRQPAGGRSTDRADLPEHKVGYALRDLTTLIATCAAYGPNVGIYAERILDDPLPWTRMRTVYRLQGLVRRYGAQRVEQACSVALDLDVVSVNKIASMLERATENTIPALPLAVGQTATRFSRDPSEFGTTSTSLTVIANADSEETC; translated from the coding sequence ATGGCTTTTCGGGAGGTCAGTGTGAACGAGATCAGGGAAGTGCTGCGGGTGTGGCTGGGGGTCGCCGGGCTACCGGCACCGGGCTACCGCACGATCGCCGCGCATTGCGGCGTGGACCGCAAAACTGTGCGCCGCTACGTCGAGGCTGCGCAAGCGGCTGGTCTGCACCGCAGCGACGGCGTTGAGGCCGTCGATGACGGGTTGATCGGGGCTGTCGCCGACGCGGTGCGCCCGGTACGCCCGGATGGCCACGGCGCAGCGTGGGAACAGCTGCTGGGGTTCGAGGACCAGATCACCGCGTGGGTGGCCGGCGAGGGTGAGCAGCGTCCGTTGACGATCACCAAGATCGAGACCCTGCTGGCCCGTCAGGGGTGCGTGGTGCCGTATCGCACGTTGAACCGATTCGCCGGTGAGCGTTGCGGTTTCGGCCGCAAGGACACCACGGTGCGGGTCGCCGACGGGGATCCCGGGGTGGAATGCCAGATCGATTTCGGCTACCTCGGGATGCTCACCGACGCCGATGGTGGGCGGCGCCGCAAGGTGCACGCGCTGATCTTCACCGCCGTCTACTCCCGGCACATGTTCGTGTGGCTGACCTACTCGCAGACCCTGGTGGCGGTGATCGCCGGATGTCAGGCGGCGTGGGAGTTCTTCGGAGGGGTGTTCGCGGTGCTGATCCCGGACAACCTCAAGCCGGTGATCGCCGCCGCTGATGCGGTCAATCCCCGATTCACCCAGGGGTGGCTCGACTACGCCGGTCATGTCGGGTTCCTCACCGACCCGGCTCGGGTGCGCTCCCCAAAGGACAAACCGCGAGTGGAGCGTGCGGTGCAGTACGTGCGCCGAAACTTCTGGGACGGTGAAACATTCGCCAGTATTGAGCAGGCGCAGCAGGCTGTCACCGTGTGGTGTCTTCGTACTGCCGGGACCCGCATCCACGGCACCACCTGCGCACGGCCGGTGGAGGTGTTCACCACCGAGGAGCAACCGCTGCTGCTGGCGGTGCCGGGGGCCTACGACGTGCCGGTGTTCAAAGCGGTCAAGGTGCACCGCGACTTCCACGCCGAGGTCGCCAAAGCCCTCTACTCGCTTCCTGAGCAGTGGATCGGGCACACCCTCGACGTGCGTGCTGACGGTGAGCTGGTGAAGTTCTATCACCGCGGTGTGCTGGTCAAAGTCCATCCTCGTCAGCCTGCGGGAGGCCGCAGTACCGACCGCGCTGATCTACCCGAACACAAAGTCGGTTACGCGCTGCGGGACTTAACGACGCTGATCGCCACCTGCGCCGCCTATGGCCCGAACGTCGGGATCTACGCCGAACGCATCCTCGACGATCCGCTGCCGTGGACGCGGATGCGCACCGTCTACCGACTCCAGGGCCTGGTGCGCCGTTACGGCGCGCAGCGTGTCGAGCAGGCATGTTCGGTGGCACTGGATCTCGACGTCGTCTCGGTCAACAAGATCGCCTCGATGCTCGAGCGCGCCACCGAGAACACGATCCCGGCACTGCCGCTGGCCGTCGGCCAAACCGCTACCCGGTTCTCGCGCGATCCATCCGAATTCGGCACCACCTCAACATCATTGACCGTCATCGCCAATGCCGACTCCGAGGAGACCTGCTGA
- the istB gene encoding IS21-like element helper ATPase IstB: MTTTNRVAADPVGADLLRLLKALKLGALADTLPERAALARQHKLSHIGFLETLLADEVSRRESRSAALRAAKAGLDPTMRFDSWTAQQDLRYDRTLLGDLTSLRFLDAGQSAIILGPVGVGKTHLATALGHLAIRRRHTVLFARSDKLFTRLRAARLDHTVDAEIRRLAAVDVLIIDDFALRPLDATETSDFYEIVVERHQTKTTIVTSNREPAEWLTMTADTLLAQSAIDRLTAAAHTLVIEGPSYRQRTRPGQLDPEGPDEHPR; this comes from the coding sequence ATGACCACTACCAACCGCGTGGCCGCAGACCCGGTCGGCGCCGACCTGCTCCGACTGCTCAAAGCGCTCAAGCTCGGCGCCCTGGCCGACACCCTGCCCGAACGGGCCGCACTGGCCCGCCAGCACAAACTCAGCCACATCGGATTCCTCGAAACACTTCTTGCCGACGAAGTATCCCGACGCGAATCCCGATCAGCCGCCCTGCGGGCGGCCAAAGCCGGACTCGACCCGACGATGCGCTTCGACTCCTGGACCGCACAACAGGACCTGCGCTACGACCGTACCCTGCTCGGCGACCTGACCTCGCTACGATTCCTCGACGCCGGACAGTCCGCAATCATCCTCGGGCCCGTGGGCGTAGGCAAAACACATCTGGCAACAGCACTGGGGCACTTGGCCATTCGTCGCCGCCACACCGTCCTGTTCGCCCGATCCGACAAACTGTTCACCCGGCTACGCGCCGCCCGACTCGACCACACCGTCGACGCCGAGATCCGCCGACTGGCGGCCGTCGACGTCCTCATCATCGACGACTTCGCGCTGCGACCCCTCGACGCCACCGAAACCAGCGACTTCTACGAAATCGTCGTCGAACGCCACCAAACCAAGACCACCATCGTGACATCAAACCGGGAACCCGCCGAATGGCTGACCATGACCGCCGACACCCTGCTCGCCCAATCAGCCATCGACCGACTCACCGCTGCGGCCCACACCCTGGTCATCGAAGGACCGTCCTACCGCCAACGCACCCGACCCGGTCAGCTTGACCCAGAGGGACCCGACGAGCATCCTCGATAA
- the istA gene encoding IS21 family transposase codes for MRTRVEQFAAIRRDRRVEGLSIRALADKYRVHRRTVRQALDSAVPPPRKTGPRAAPRLEPFKAAIDEMLRSDLDAPTKQRHTARRVLARLVDEHDAAGLSYSTVRDHIRKRRPQIAAEAGRALEAGFVPQTYRPGAEAEVDFHDLWVVLAGVKTKTALFTMRLSFSGRAAHRAFATQGQEAFLEGHVHGFNRLGGVPVDKIRYDNLNSAVKQVLFGRSRQENERWIAFRSHYGFEAWYCQPGHDGSHEKGGVEGEGGRFRRNHCVPMPVVDSLDELNALLAAADDADDRRRIADRANSVGQDWETERQFLQPVADQPFETALTLTPRVDRYAQIMVRCNQYSVPARFIGHRVRVKLSASHVTVYDRTTVVARHPRAVGKGTKVLDLDHYLEILARKPGALPGATALAQARAAKLFTAEHDAWWTAARRVHGDAGGTRVLVEVLLLHRHLDRADVLAGISAALSVGSVNADVVALEARRAAEQRAGLGSAPGCDGTQVLRLAGHRLIADERPLPSVAHYDTLLGQQSS; via the coding sequence GTGAGGACACGGGTGGAGCAGTTCGCAGCGATCCGCCGGGATCGTCGGGTTGAGGGTTTGTCGATCCGGGCGCTGGCAGATAAGTACCGGGTGCATCGACGCACGGTGCGCCAAGCGTTGGATTCGGCGGTGCCGCCGCCGCGCAAGACCGGGCCGCGAGCGGCGCCGCGGTTGGAGCCGTTCAAGGCGGCCATCGATGAGATGCTGCGTTCGGATCTGGATGCCCCGACAAAGCAACGCCATACCGCGCGACGGGTGTTGGCGCGGCTGGTCGATGAGCATGACGCTGCCGGGTTGTCGTATTCGACGGTGCGCGACCACATCCGCAAACGTCGCCCGCAGATCGCTGCGGAGGCGGGCCGGGCGCTGGAGGCGGGATTTGTGCCGCAGACCTACCGCCCGGGCGCTGAAGCCGAGGTCGACTTCCACGATCTGTGGGTGGTGCTGGCCGGGGTGAAAACCAAGACCGCACTGTTTACGATGCGGTTGTCGTTCTCGGGTCGAGCAGCGCATCGGGCGTTCGCCACCCAGGGCCAGGAAGCGTTCCTGGAGGGCCACGTTCATGGGTTCAACCGCCTGGGCGGGGTGCCGGTTGACAAGATCCGTTACGACAATCTCAATAGTGCGGTCAAGCAGGTGTTGTTCGGACGGTCCCGTCAGGAGAATGAACGCTGGATCGCGTTCCGCTCGCACTACGGCTTTGAAGCGTGGTATTGCCAGCCCGGTCACGACGGCAGCCACGAAAAGGGCGGCGTCGAAGGCGAAGGTGGCCGGTTCCGCCGCAATCACTGCGTGCCGATGCCGGTGGTGGACTCCCTCGACGAGCTCAACGCGTTGTTGGCCGCTGCTGACGACGCCGACGATCGTCGTCGGATCGCCGACCGCGCCAACAGTGTTGGCCAGGACTGGGAAACCGAGCGGCAGTTCCTGCAGCCTGTTGCTGATCAGCCGTTTGAGACGGCGTTGACGCTGACTCCGCGGGTGGATCGGTACGCCCAGATCATGGTGCGCTGCAATCAGTATTCGGTGCCGGCCCGGTTCATCGGGCATCGGGTGCGGGTGAAACTGTCGGCGTCGCATGTCACCGTGTATGACCGCACCACGGTGGTGGCACGTCATCCCCGGGCAGTCGGCAAAGGCACCAAGGTGCTGGACTTGGACCACTATCTGGAGATCCTGGCCCGCAAACCCGGCGCGTTGCCGGGGGCCACCGCACTGGCTCAAGCGCGGGCGGCCAAACTGTTCACCGCCGAACACGACGCGTGGTGGACTGCAGCCCGGCGGGTTCATGGGGATGCTGGCGGAACGCGTGTGCTGGTTGAAGTCCTGTTGCTGCACCGTCACCTCGACCGCGCTGATGTGCTGGCCGGTATCAGCGCTGCGCTGTCGGTGGGCTCGGTCAATGCCGATGTGGTGGCGCTGGAAGCCCGCCGGGCCGCCGAACAGCGCGCCGGCCTCGGTTCAGCACCCGGCTGTGACGGCACCCAGGTGCTCCGGCTGGCTGGGCACCGCCTGATCGCCGACGAGCGGCCGTTGCCGTCGGTGGCCCACTATGACACTCTGCTGGGTCAGCAGAGCTCATGA
- the istB gene encoding IS21-like element helper ATPase IstB gives MTNTTRHTVTDQAAVAAIEQGARMLRLPTIRDRFAEIAAAAEREQQSYLGFLSELMIAECEDRDRRRAQRRIHDAGFPRPKRLDEFSFEANPAINPAVIGTLATCAWVKAGEPLCLIGDSGTGKTHLLIGLGTTAAEAGYRVRYTLASKLVNELVEAADEAHLSKLITRYGRVDLLLIDELGYLQLDRRGAELLFQVLTEREERASVAIASNEPFSAWTKTFTDPRLCAAIVDRLTFAGQIIETGTTSYRLAHARTRRTSTAQ, from the coding sequence ATGACCAACACGACACGTCACACCGTCACCGATCAGGCCGCGGTCGCGGCCATCGAACAAGGTGCCCGGATGTTGCGGCTGCCCACCATCCGTGACCGCTTCGCCGAGATCGCCGCCGCGGCCGAACGTGAACAGCAGTCCTATCTGGGGTTCTTATCGGAGCTGATGATCGCCGAATGCGAGGACCGGGATCGCCGCCGGGCGCAGCGCCGCATTCATGACGCCGGGTTCCCTCGGCCAAAGCGGCTCGACGAGTTCAGCTTTGAGGCCAACCCCGCGATCAACCCCGCAGTCATCGGCACCCTGGCCACCTGCGCCTGGGTCAAAGCCGGGGAACCCTTGTGCTTGATCGGCGACTCCGGGACCGGCAAAACTCACCTGCTGATCGGATTGGGAACCACCGCCGCCGAAGCCGGCTACCGCGTCCGCTACACCCTGGCCAGCAAGCTGGTCAATGAACTCGTCGAGGCCGCCGACGAGGCCCACCTGAGTAAGTTGATCACCCGCTACGGTCGGGTGGATCTGCTGCTCATCGATGAGCTGGGCTATCTGCAATTGGACCGCCGCGGTGCGGAGTTGCTGTTCCAGGTGCTCACCGAGCGCGAGGAACGCGCCTCGGTGGCGATCGCGTCCAACGAGCCGTTCTCCGCGTGGACCAAGACCTTCACCGACCCGCGACTGTGTGCGGCCATCGTCGACCGGTTGACCTTCGCCGGGCAGATCATCGAAACCGGCACCACCTCCTACCGACTCGCCCATGCCCGCACCCGCCGCACCAGCACCGCGCAGTAA
- a CDS encoding DUF3024 domain-containing protein: MALPELDVARVQQWCAARVPEHARHQVRVECDVAARHLTIVERRAPWRADYGPDWTSFPIARLRYTATTNTWTLYWRDRHLKFHRYDMIDPTPHIHDVLTEIDHNPSGIFWG; this comes from the coding sequence ATGGCCCTACCCGAACTCGATGTCGCACGCGTGCAACAGTGGTGCGCGGCCAGAGTGCCCGAACATGCGCGTCACCAAGTCCGCGTCGAATGCGACGTCGCTGCCCGGCACCTGACCATCGTCGAACGACGAGCGCCGTGGCGCGCAGACTACGGTCCGGACTGGACCAGTTTCCCGATCGCACGACTGCGCTACACCGCCACCACCAACACCTGGACCCTGTACTGGCGAGACCGACACCTCAAATTTCACCGCTACGACATGATCGACCCCACACCGCACATCCACGATGTGCTCACCGAAATCGACCACAACCCCTCAGGCATCTTCTGGGGCTAA